The Punica granatum isolate Tunisia-2019 chromosome 4, ASM765513v2, whole genome shotgun sequence genome has a window encoding:
- the LOC116203870 gene encoding uncharacterized protein LOC116203870 isoform X1 — translation MASVADTWTPSCLQLRFALGGANFRRLSPAVLVRTRLRKLDRRIRVFCVAQNENGAQRSRNSGSWAGPDNGADSLSGWSGSGNGQDSEPGPEELQKKKSFGVAVGAGVVFAAGLTFAALAVGKRSTLRPKQEMEPLTTQQELFLVPEDQNVHVQKHEEEDKHIKLENIDPENETGIDTDSPSLSEKNRSGDDSVLFQIPNDGHVYTGTDASQSPQQEKLQDEANIVADVLVAPSTRLSSELLPDSEKVDALAASGNTASYNSLDSGVVDSNHTPKDKLGNDYTADESLKNDVADHKEDGPLKDANLNSSYQSGNIDHFESDYEEKTIETQLLSESDTSNMATPEEIYEQGRTPEVFVQGTSSTMEVHNSGETHSFGTVSMSAPANTLAKEQIKNGQHETNESKSVSESPSSLNIFSSAGIPAPSVISEALRVTPGKVLVPPAVDQVQGQALAALQAMKVIENDVQAGDLCTRREYARWLVSASSALSRNTISKVYPAMYIENVTELAFDDITPEDPDFVFIQGLAEAGLISSKLSRRDILSSAADEDESPYYFFPESPLSRQDLVSWKMALEKKELPEADRKVLHQLSGFIDVEKIHPDACPALVADMSSGEQGIIALAFGYTKLFQPEKPVTKAQAAVALATGEAADVVSEELARIEAESMAENAVAAHTALVAQVENDINANFAKVLSIEREKIDAVEKMAEEARNELENLRAKREEDEIALMKERAAVESEMEVLSRLRREVEEQLETLMSNKVEISYEKEKVEKLRMDAEKESQEIARLQYELEVERKALSMARAWAEDEAKRAREHAKALEEARDRWERQGIKVVVETDLQEEASGGDTWVNAAKEYSLQGTVSRAETLVEKLKGMAATVVGKSREVIDKIVNIIYVLISKLKERSRNALTRAEELKDVAAVKTSTSVEELKHRVGDINQNLREGAKRLVGDCRGGVEKLTQKFKT, via the exons ATGGCTTCGGTGGCTGATACGTGGACTCCGAGCTGCCTCCAGCTCCGATTCGCCCTCGGGGGCGCCAATTTCCGGAGGCTCTCGCCGGCGGTTCTCGTGAGGACTCGGCTGAGGAAGCTCGACCGTCGAATTCGAGTTTTCTGCGTAGCTCAGAACGAAAACGGAGCTCAGAGGAGCCGCAACTCCGGCTCGTGGGCGGGGCCGGACAATGGAGCTGATTCACTGTCCGGGTGGTCTGGGTCGGGTAATGGGCAGGATTCCGAGCCTGGACCTGAGGAGTTGCAGAAGAAGAAATCTTTTGGAG TGGCTGTTGGAGCTGGAGTTGTCTTTGCTGCTGGGCTCACGTTTGCAGCTTTGGCTGTTGGCAAGAGAAGCACCCTGA GGCCTAAGCAAGAGATGGAGCCCCTGACGACACAACAAGAACTATTCTTGGTTCCTGAAGATCAGAATGTTCACGTTCAAAAGCATGAAGAGGAGGACAAGCatataaaacttgaaaatattgACCCAGAAAATGAGACAGGTATAGACACAGattctccatctctctctgAGAAAAATAGATCTGGAGATGATTCCGTGCTCTTTCAAATCCCAAATGATGGTCATGTCTACACTGGTACTGATGCCTCCCAAAGTCCTCAGCAAGAAAAGTTGCAGGATGAAGCAAATATTGTTGCTGATGTTTTAGTTGCCCCCAGTACACGTTTAAGCTCCGAATTATTGCCAGACTCAGAGAAAGTTGATGCTTTGGCTGCTTCTGGAAATACAGCTTCATATAACAGCCTTGATAGTGGGGTTGTTGATTCAAATCACACACCAAAAGATAAGCTGGGTAATGACTATACAGCTGATGAGAGTCTCAAAAATGACGTGGCTGACCACAAGGAGGATGGACCGTTAAAGGATGCCAATTTAAATTCATCATATCAGTCTGGCAATATTGATCACTTTGAAAGTGATTATGAGGAGAAAACTATAGAAACTCAGCTTTTGTCAGAAAGTGACACGTCAAATATGGCTACACCTGAAGAGATCTATGAACAGGGTAGAACGCCTGAAGTTTTTGTCCAAGGAACTAGTTCAACCATGGAAGTGCATAATTCAGGTGAAACTCATTCATTTGGAACTGTATCCATGTCAGCTCCAGCTAATACGTTGGCTAAAGAGCAAATAAAGAACGGCCAACATGAGACAAATGAAAGTAAATCTGTCTCAGAATCTCCAAGTTCTTTGAATATATTCTCCTCTGCTGGTATACCTGCTCCATCTGTCATTTCTGAGGCTCTACGAGTAACGCCTGGAAAGGTTTTGGTTCCTCCTGCTGTTGATCAAGTTCAGGGGCAAGCTCTTGCTGCATTGCAGGCCATGAAG GTCATTGAAAATGATGTCCAGGCAGGGGATCTTTGTACTCGTCGTGAGTATGCCCGATGGTTGGTTTCAGCAAGCAGTGCTCTTTCAAG GAACACAATTTCAAAGGTTTATCCTGCGATGTATATTGAGAATGTGACTGAGCTTGCATTTGACGATATTACCCCCGAAGACCCTGACTTTGTTTTCATCCAAG GTTTAGCAGAAGCCGGGCTTATCTCAAGTAAGCTCTCAAGGAGAGATATACTTTCGTCTGCAGCTGATGAAGATGAGAGTCCTTACTATTTCTTTCCTGAAAG CCCATTATCGCGTCAAGATCTCGTCAGTTGGAAGATGGCCCTGGAGAAGAAGGAGCTACCGGAAGCTGATAGAAAG GTTCTCCACCAACTATCTGGATTTATCGATGTGGAAAAAATTCACCCCGATGCATGTCCTGCACTTGTAGCTGATATGTCTTCCGGAGAGCAGGGAATAATTGCTCTTGCATTTG GTTACACGAAATTGTTCCAGCCAGAAAAACCAGTTACGAAAGCCCAAGCTGCTGTTGCTCTTGCAACTGGTGAGGCTGCTGATGTAGTGAGTGAGGAGCTTGCTCGTATTGAGGCAGAGTCAATGGCTGAGAATGCTGTTGCTGCTCATACTGCTTTAGTGGCTCAAGTCGAGAATGACATAAATGCAAACTTCGCGAAAGTGCTTTCAATCGAAAGGGAGAAGATTGATGCAGTAGAAAAGATGGCTGAAGAAGCGAGGAATGAACTGGAGAATTTGAGGGCCAAGAGAGAGGAGGATGAGATTGCCCTGATGAAAGAGCGAGCTGCTGTTGAATCAGAAATGGAAGTTCTCTCTAGGTTAAGAAGGGAAGTGGAAGAGCAACTAGAAACTCTTATGAGCAATAAGGTGGAGATATCCTATGAGAAGGAAAAGGTTGAGAAACTTAGGATGGATGCAGAAAAGGAAAGCCAAGAAATTGCTCGCCTACAATATGAGCTGGAAGTTGAGCGTAAAGCTTTGTCGATGGCTCG GGCTTGGGCTGAAGATGAGGCAAAGAGAGCAAGAGAACATGCGAAAGCCCTTGAGGAAGCTAGAGATCGGTGGGAGAGACAAGGTATCAAAGTTGTCGTGGAAACAGACCTCCaagaagaagcttctggtGGAGATACATGGGTGAATGCGGCGAAGGAGTACTCTCTGCAAGGCACTGTGAGCAGAGCTGAGACTCTGGTGGAGAAGCTCAAGGGCATGGCAGCGACTGTCGTGGGAAAGTCAAGGGAAGTTATCGACAAGATTGTGAACATAATCTATGTGTTGATTTCTAAATTGAAAGAACGGTCTCGTAATGCCTTAACTAGGGCCGAGGAACTTAAAGATGTTGCTGCTGTGAAGACGAGCACATCAGTGGAAGAGTTGAAGCATCGAGTGGGGGACATAAACCAGAACCTCAGGGAGGGTGCGAAAAGGCTCGTGGGAGACTGTAGAGGAGGAGTCGAGAAACTCACCCAGAAATTCAAAACATGA
- the LOC116203870 gene encoding uncharacterized protein LOC116203870 isoform X2: protein MEPLTTQQELFLVPEDQNVHVQKHEEEDKHIKLENIDPENETGIDTDSPSLSEKNRSGDDSVLFQIPNDGHVYTGTDASQSPQQEKLQDEANIVADVLVAPSTRLSSELLPDSEKVDALAASGNTASYNSLDSGVVDSNHTPKDKLGNDYTADESLKNDVADHKEDGPLKDANLNSSYQSGNIDHFESDYEEKTIETQLLSESDTSNMATPEEIYEQGRTPEVFVQGTSSTMEVHNSGETHSFGTVSMSAPANTLAKEQIKNGQHETNESKSVSESPSSLNIFSSAGIPAPSVISEALRVTPGKVLVPPAVDQVQGQALAALQAMKVIENDVQAGDLCTRREYARWLVSASSALSRNTISKVYPAMYIENVTELAFDDITPEDPDFVFIQGLAEAGLISSKLSRRDILSSAADEDESPYYFFPESPLSRQDLVSWKMALEKKELPEADRKVLHQLSGFIDVEKIHPDACPALVADMSSGEQGIIALAFGYTKLFQPEKPVTKAQAAVALATGEAADVVSEELARIEAESMAENAVAAHTALVAQVENDINANFAKVLSIEREKIDAVEKMAEEARNELENLRAKREEDEIALMKERAAVESEMEVLSRLRREVEEQLETLMSNKVEISYEKEKVEKLRMDAEKESQEIARLQYELEVERKALSMARAWAEDEAKRAREHAKALEEARDRWERQGIKVVVETDLQEEASGGDTWVNAAKEYSLQGTVSRAETLVEKLKGMAATVVGKSREVIDKIVNIIYVLISKLKERSRNALTRAEELKDVAAVKTSTSVEELKHRVGDINQNLREGAKRLVGDCRGGVEKLTQKFKT from the exons ATGGAGCCCCTGACGACACAACAAGAACTATTCTTGGTTCCTGAAGATCAGAATGTTCACGTTCAAAAGCATGAAGAGGAGGACAAGCatataaaacttgaaaatattgACCCAGAAAATGAGACAGGTATAGACACAGattctccatctctctctgAGAAAAATAGATCTGGAGATGATTCCGTGCTCTTTCAAATCCCAAATGATGGTCATGTCTACACTGGTACTGATGCCTCCCAAAGTCCTCAGCAAGAAAAGTTGCAGGATGAAGCAAATATTGTTGCTGATGTTTTAGTTGCCCCCAGTACACGTTTAAGCTCCGAATTATTGCCAGACTCAGAGAAAGTTGATGCTTTGGCTGCTTCTGGAAATACAGCTTCATATAACAGCCTTGATAGTGGGGTTGTTGATTCAAATCACACACCAAAAGATAAGCTGGGTAATGACTATACAGCTGATGAGAGTCTCAAAAATGACGTGGCTGACCACAAGGAGGATGGACCGTTAAAGGATGCCAATTTAAATTCATCATATCAGTCTGGCAATATTGATCACTTTGAAAGTGATTATGAGGAGAAAACTATAGAAACTCAGCTTTTGTCAGAAAGTGACACGTCAAATATGGCTACACCTGAAGAGATCTATGAACAGGGTAGAACGCCTGAAGTTTTTGTCCAAGGAACTAGTTCAACCATGGAAGTGCATAATTCAGGTGAAACTCATTCATTTGGAACTGTATCCATGTCAGCTCCAGCTAATACGTTGGCTAAAGAGCAAATAAAGAACGGCCAACATGAGACAAATGAAAGTAAATCTGTCTCAGAATCTCCAAGTTCTTTGAATATATTCTCCTCTGCTGGTATACCTGCTCCATCTGTCATTTCTGAGGCTCTACGAGTAACGCCTGGAAAGGTTTTGGTTCCTCCTGCTGTTGATCAAGTTCAGGGGCAAGCTCTTGCTGCATTGCAGGCCATGAAG GTCATTGAAAATGATGTCCAGGCAGGGGATCTTTGTACTCGTCGTGAGTATGCCCGATGGTTGGTTTCAGCAAGCAGTGCTCTTTCAAG GAACACAATTTCAAAGGTTTATCCTGCGATGTATATTGAGAATGTGACTGAGCTTGCATTTGACGATATTACCCCCGAAGACCCTGACTTTGTTTTCATCCAAG GTTTAGCAGAAGCCGGGCTTATCTCAAGTAAGCTCTCAAGGAGAGATATACTTTCGTCTGCAGCTGATGAAGATGAGAGTCCTTACTATTTCTTTCCTGAAAG CCCATTATCGCGTCAAGATCTCGTCAGTTGGAAGATGGCCCTGGAGAAGAAGGAGCTACCGGAAGCTGATAGAAAG GTTCTCCACCAACTATCTGGATTTATCGATGTGGAAAAAATTCACCCCGATGCATGTCCTGCACTTGTAGCTGATATGTCTTCCGGAGAGCAGGGAATAATTGCTCTTGCATTTG GTTACACGAAATTGTTCCAGCCAGAAAAACCAGTTACGAAAGCCCAAGCTGCTGTTGCTCTTGCAACTGGTGAGGCTGCTGATGTAGTGAGTGAGGAGCTTGCTCGTATTGAGGCAGAGTCAATGGCTGAGAATGCTGTTGCTGCTCATACTGCTTTAGTGGCTCAAGTCGAGAATGACATAAATGCAAACTTCGCGAAAGTGCTTTCAATCGAAAGGGAGAAGATTGATGCAGTAGAAAAGATGGCTGAAGAAGCGAGGAATGAACTGGAGAATTTGAGGGCCAAGAGAGAGGAGGATGAGATTGCCCTGATGAAAGAGCGAGCTGCTGTTGAATCAGAAATGGAAGTTCTCTCTAGGTTAAGAAGGGAAGTGGAAGAGCAACTAGAAACTCTTATGAGCAATAAGGTGGAGATATCCTATGAGAAGGAAAAGGTTGAGAAACTTAGGATGGATGCAGAAAAGGAAAGCCAAGAAATTGCTCGCCTACAATATGAGCTGGAAGTTGAGCGTAAAGCTTTGTCGATGGCTCG GGCTTGGGCTGAAGATGAGGCAAAGAGAGCAAGAGAACATGCGAAAGCCCTTGAGGAAGCTAGAGATCGGTGGGAGAGACAAGGTATCAAAGTTGTCGTGGAAACAGACCTCCaagaagaagcttctggtGGAGATACATGGGTGAATGCGGCGAAGGAGTACTCTCTGCAAGGCACTGTGAGCAGAGCTGAGACTCTGGTGGAGAAGCTCAAGGGCATGGCAGCGACTGTCGTGGGAAAGTCAAGGGAAGTTATCGACAAGATTGTGAACATAATCTATGTGTTGATTTCTAAATTGAAAGAACGGTCTCGTAATGCCTTAACTAGGGCCGAGGAACTTAAAGATGTTGCTGCTGTGAAGACGAGCACATCAGTGGAAGAGTTGAAGCATCGAGTGGGGGACATAAACCAGAACCTCAGGGAGGGTGCGAAAAGGCTCGTGGGAGACTGTAGAGGAGGAGTCGAGAAACTCACCCAGAAATTCAAAACATGA